The region AATTATAGCATGTATAGTGCCTTTTTGGTTATTTATGATGTACTTCAATACATTAAAGGTCTAGAAAATTTTGTAATGAGAAATATATCAATTTATTTTaactcagtgtttctcaaatttaATTGACCAcccagtcttttatttttttcctgtttagttTCATGGtaaattttaaagttcaaaaaactttttaaaatgaaaaattttgtaGGTTTTCCTCTACTTCTAACAGATCTGAATCCAGGTCTAAAGATAGTAATTTCAAATGGCAATATTGTAGAAAGATAGATACTTATTGGAATGGGTCATACCATAGAAATACCAATATTTTATGCTGATCCAATCAAACAGATTTACTGTATAACTTTACTTAACTAATATATCACCTAAAGAAGTGACACCAGTTAagaatgtattaaaaattaaaactaagttCTGTTTATTAATAcaaatgtatttgctttttttgttCAGTATCATTAGAATATTAATGATAAATTATGATAATTTTAGTTTCCAAGcagtttttaagaattattttagcATTGtctcataaacatttttaaaagccaaatatTAAAAGATTCTAATAAATTGTTTTGCAGGCACTTTCAGCTCTGTTTATTTGGCCACAGCACAGTTACAAGTTGGACCTGAAGAGAAAATTGCTCTAAAACACTTAATTCCAACAAGTCATCCCATAAGAATTGCAGCTGAACTTCAGTGCTTAACAGTGGCTGGGTAGGAAACTGCTGTAtatgatttttaagatttttaaatattaatagatagCTCATAGGGATGATGAGATTGTCTGTGAATTAAACATATTCCTCAGTCGGGTGTTTACAGTTTGCTGGCCCTTTTCCTCTAATCTTGGAATGGCTAGTGaagtttatattaatttttagggTGGATTTCCCTTGAGGTTCAGCTTGACTTCTGTTCTCTTAGGACTTCTTCTAATCTTCCTACCAAATCATAGACCTTGTCTTCCATGGTCTAAAATGTGGGGAACTCATATTTCACATCTCCCTAGATATTAACagcttcatctctttttttattttgaacaacAGAATCTTCTAGCATGTCTTTGTCGTTGGTGTGTCTCTACTAGGTCGTTCCTGTCAACAGTATCTCTTATCCTCCCTGCACCTCTGTCCCTCTTGCAGCTACTCCATCATTTCTTTGCTCCCCTTCACAGCTAGACTTCTCAAAAATTAACCTGCACAAACCTGTTTTCACTTCCATACCTCCCTTTTaactacacagacacacacatacacacacagacacgcacgaGTGAGGCTACTCTCTGTGCTAAACTGAAACTATTAATATCCTTTAGAGTCAGCCCTGACTTCATTTTGCCAGTTCCTTTTTCTGTTCACATGAACTCCTGGCAGTGTGTAGCGTAATTGATTTGAACTGTTGTCTTTAGACTTCTCTGCTGCTATTTATTCCTCAGTTTCTCCCTGCTTTCTTTGGCCTTCATTTTCGGTATCTTTGTCAGTTCTTCCTCTTCTGCCTGACCCCTAAATGTTGAAGTTCTTCCGTACTCAATCCTGGGCTTTCTTTCTCTAGGCTTTCTTAAGTGGTGTCATGTATCCCACATGGGTTTAAATACATGGTAGTGATTCCCACAAGTGTATATAACCTCAGAACTCgtatttatatataaactcatgtttatatataaaagtttatatatatatataacagatttatatatctatatatgtatatccacCTGCCTATTTGACATTTCCATTTGGGTACCTAATAAACATCTCAAACCTAGTACACCAGAAAGTAAATTTTAATCCACCTTCATTGGCCCCCAGAATTACCTGTTGCCACAATCTGTTTTCATCTGTCCGTCTCAGCAGATGGCACCATAGTCTACCTAGATACCAAAGCCAGAAATCATCACACTCAGTTTCTCATATCTCTCCTAGTCCACATCCATCATCATGTCCTGGCAGTTTTGCCTCCCAAATACATCTAAAATCTCATCCATATCTGTTTACCTTCTCAACTGCTGTCTTAGTCCAAGCCTCGATTACTACATAACctgcttcttctcttcctctcttaaACCCATAGTCAAAGTACAGCCAGATTGatccttaaaatataaaaatatgtatgtatataattcaGATTGGATACTGTTAGTTCCACTAATTGTTCAATGTTTTCTCaatgttctttgaaaaatatccaACTTTATCTCATGTCAGtctttctgctttcttcactGTGCCCTAGTTTCTCTAGCTCCTCAAATTTGAGTCAGGAGCTTTCTCACTTCAGGGCCACTCCCCATacagcttccctaaccaggaagaCCCCTGCCAGTCTTTGCATGCTGACTCCTTATGTTTCTGCCCTGAGCAACAACAGTATCACTTCAAAGTGATCTTTGATTTaaatgagatctttttttttcattgtcagGACCGTTTGATCTCTTTTCAAATCCTTACATTTTGTCATTATTTGTTACCATGTTTATTATCCATATTGTCCACTAGATAATAAAGTTCATGAGGACAGAAATCGTGTTAATTTTAATTCACCATCACATCCTTAAATGTCTAACATAGTGTCTGTTGATTAACAGGGCACACtaagtatctgttgaatgaatgaacgtgCTGTCTGTTTATTATAGAAGACAGGAGAGTAAAGTGGCTACTGTAAGGCGCCTGCCTTCTAGTACCCTGAAGAAGATTACTCCTTTTTCTATACTGTAAACAACTCCTTCTGCAAGGTTCTCTTTCCTAGCTCTTCAGCAGTGTGCATGCTAAAGACGTCTACCTGACCCTGTTTCCTTTCTAGCCCCCatactggtttttatttttttatttgacagTTACTTCAGAAAACCTGTCTTTACGTTCTGAttctatttattctgtttttcctccTTAAATCCTGTTTGGCCTCTTCTTTTCCACTTAAGTTACTTTCTGAAAATTAGTTAATTCCACTTTGCAGTAAATTCCCCTTTGCCAGAATGAAAGCCTTTCCTCAGTCCTTATTTTCATTGACCTCTTTACTGATCACCCCTTCCTTCAAAACTTACTTGTGGACATTCCTGTCTGGGCTTTCTGCCCCTTCTTCCTTATCTTGCCCTCCAACTTGAGATTTTTCCAAGGCTCAGTTTTCTCTCATAATTTCACAACTTTAGGTATCACTTATCTGTAATACAGTCACTGACTTACACTTGACTTCTCACTTAAGATGTAGTCTTGTATCTAGATATCTTTATCAAATTGATGAGGTTTTAGTTTTAATGCTTTTCCCCCCCCTGTTTTCTCTACATGCTTTGTTAGTATCTGTGTTGTTTTACTCAGACTCAAAACCATGGAAATTGGTTTatcctgtttttctcatttttctatggAGTAGTGTGGTGGTTAAGTCTAGGTCTGGAGCACACTGCctgaattcaaatcctggcttcatGACCTGCTAGTTTAGTTACCTTGGGGAAATTCTGTAGCCTCTCTGGTCCTCAGTGTCCTTATCTGTTAAAAAAAGGGGAGAGGGGGGAATAATAGTACCATCCttatagggttgttgtgaaggtTATTTGAATTGTTGATCACTATGATTGATCGATTAGGTCAGAGCTTGGCATGTAGTGAATGTTCAATAATTATTagctatttttaattgatttatttattactgTTATCATCCTAAGTCttgttaattcatttttattagtcatcttttccttctcattctgTCACTTCCCCATTTAAAGCTATAATTACCTTTGTTTTTGAATTATAACCTCATAACTGGtgctgtttttgtttaaaaaaaaaaaccttcagttAAGTGAGTAGACTATCTTATATGGTGATGGCTTTAAGTTAGTTTCCTGGTGTTATTTATGTATTGctaaaattgcattttttttaaaaacttcataaaGTTTCAGTTCATTTGACCTTTTTCCTCCAAAGTTCATTGTGCATTTTTCCACTAGGGGGCAAGACAATGTCATGGGAGTTAAATACTGCTTTAGGAAAAATGATCATGTGGTTATTGCTATGCCATATCTGGAGCATGAGTCCTTTTTGGTAGGTTTTAATACTTCTTGAATTTTTATCGGCTAAATATTTCATTGAAAACAATCTTATAACCTTATTCATAACTTTATTTTAGGACGTtttgaattctctttcttttcaagaAGTACGGGAATATATGTTTAATCTGTTCAAAGCTTTGAAACGCATTCATCAGTTTGGTATTGTTCACCGTGATGTTAAGCCCAGCAATTTTTTATATAATAGGCGCTTGAAAAAGTAAGTATGGAAAGTTACCAGAAAATATTTATACTTGAATGAATTTGTGCTATGGGGTCCATCTCTCTGACTTAAAACATACCACAACAACCATGCacagatttttctgttttagatTTTCACTGTGGTTCGGGAAGGAAAATACCCTCAAGGAGAAGATAAAAGTGTGTTAGTAAGACAGTATACATCGTTAGATGTGCCATGGCTCAGTGGAAATAGCTAAGAGGCTTAGAAAGGGTCTAGTTTTTTTAAACCTTAtacatttttctgggcttcatttTAGTAAATGAGGGGATTGGCCCACATCATAGCCAATTTCCTATTTCAACACTAAAAGTTTTgcgttttttatttttttctggtgatGGTATACATAGAGGCATTGTAAGCTGACAACTTAACAACTGCTGTTTATACAGTGGATCATATTGCGTATAGTAAGGAAAATAGAACCATAAcctcttttcttgggcttctgtACTCCTGACTTGTAAATTTAGAccatgatttttaatttatttttattttaaacttgtttaattaaaaattatttgctatGATGCCATCTCTGCCACCACCAGAGAACAAAGGATCGTGTTTACATCTGCTTTCCTTGTCTGCACAAGCCGTTggaagaaggggagaaaagaTGTTTTCTCTGTGTGGGAGACATCTTTCCTTAATTTTCAATAGTTAGCCATTAAATTGTCTAAGACAAGTTTtaccttgtctgtaaaacttaacttttctttcttcaggaaTATTTTAAATCCTTAATTTATCACCAGAAGATTTACAGTTTCTGTGTGAATGTGGTTTGAGCATATTATGATGTTACTAAGCTTTCAAtgttacagagaaataaaaatgcttatttttgtttcatagGTATGCCTTGGTAGACTTTGGTTTGGCCCAAGGAACCCATGATACTAAAATAGAGCTTCTCAAATTTGTCCAGTCTGAAGCTCACCAGGAAAGCTGTTCACAAAATAAATCCTATGTAATCACCGGCAACAAGATTTCATTGAGTGGCCCAGCAGCACCTAAAGAGCTGGATCAGCAGTCTACCCTAAAAACTTCTGTTAAAAGGCCCTACACAAATGCACAAATTCAGACTAAACACGGAAAAGATGGAAAGGTTCTACCTCTTTGATTTCTTAAGTACCAGTACAGTTTTAGAAATGTACTCTGTCCAACAGAGGGAGTTCTAATTCTAGGATGATACTTGCaactaaaaaatacatatatatatgttgtttataCTTGTTATATATTCAGTTTGTTAGATTTGTAATGGATTGTTTTAtgatttgaaaactaaaaattttgTTTGGTAGATTTATAATGTCTTTGTCACTACAATTGTATTAtataacaaaaatggaaaataataaatttaccCCTGCATGTGTAAAGTTTATattatcctttttaaaagaaaaatgttagttatagaggaaaaaaattccaaagtGTCTATCTCCATTTTAGCTGCACAGCAACATGTAACATCCATGCAGgtggttttataatttttcagttaTGTGTATTTGTGGACTGTGATAACACTGCATGGCAGTGAAGAACTCTGTCTAGACTATTTTCTCCTTTCACAGAAGTGTTTTGGTGCCTGAGGATGACTTGGATGCagctgcttttgttttatgtcaCTTAACTCTCTCAAAACTATGGCAGAGTACAGCTGGCAGAAAGTGTTACAGATATAATccttcttttccttgtttttgttggTATTGTAGGAGGGATCTGTAGGCCTTTCTGTCCAGCGCTCtgtttttggagaaagaaatttcAATATACACAGCTCCATTTCACATGAGAGCCCTGCAGTGAAAGTAAGTAATGTAGCTTAATAGTGCAATCATCAATCAGTGTCACACTGGAGAGAATTTAGGGAATGGCTAGATTAGGTTTTATTATCAGTAAGTTACTaaggtttttttctttagcaGAAGGTGTTACTGCTTTGAGCATCTATCTAGTcagtgctttcattttctccaggTATGAACTTTTCTAGTggaattttcatcatttttgatTAGCTGCCTATTGTTGCTCTTTCTCTAAGGGAACACTTAGACCATGTCTGAATGGCCTTATCTCTCATTGGCTGGAGTTGTAAGCTCCCAACAACTAACACATTTCTGATACAGTTGATGGTGTAAAGATGTTTGTAAAGTTTATAGAATTTTCATCAATGTTAAATGGTTTTAAATGGACTGAAGATATCCTGTAGCAGCTAGATAGCATGAGCAACAAATGAAAACCGATTTTAGCTGATGTAATTGTGCAGTTTACAGTTCTGAAATGGAGTTAGACACTAGAACGTAACTGTTTTATACTTTTGTAACATTTCAGGGAAAGTTCTAATAAAGTGCAATTCAAATATTCACCAAACTAGGACCTGTTAgtaaatttttatgtttactcAACACAGAAACCTAAAAAGGCCTTAAATGTTTTGATAGGCAAGTGTTTGTTTACATTCCAACAGCCTGTTCAGCAGTTTTGAAAGTTATACTTCCCCTATTGCTTTTACTGTTACTAGCATATACTAGCATCATGTTAAATGTCGTGAAAATAGAGACTATGACTTTTCTTTTACAGCTTATGAAGCAGTCAAAGACTGTGGATTTACTGTCTAGAAAATTAGGAACAAAAAAGAAGACCATTTCTACAAAAGTTATGAATAGTGGTGTGATGAGGAAAACTGCCAGTTCTTGCCCAGCTAGCCTGACCTGTGACTGTTACGCAACAGATAAAGTTTGCAGTATTTGCCTTTCAAGGTAATGTGTTTTGATGGTGCTGTAAAACCACCAGTATGGTGCCAGACAAGATGAGAAATTACATTGATTTTGATGGACAATTGATATAAGTGAGTGAAAAGGAGAAAGGCGGTTCTGTGAACAGCACAGGTACTAATACAGATAAGTACCTTGAAGAGTAGATGACAGCTGTTGTCATGCTTGTCCCTTTACACACATGTGCTCTTTGGGAAGCACATTTGCTTTCACATGAGATGGTTTTGTAGTGGTAGGGATAGCTCTTTTGAAACTTCAAAATTGCATGCTTTACTTTGGTGATTTaagcttgtcttcttttctttattcctgCCTGTGTAGAGTAACCTGAACCAAATACTAGAGCTCTTCTCTCACTCCCACCTCCCAACTCTTTTGCCACACATGAATTCCTTTTTTCCATTCAGGACTTTCATAAGCTTTCATGAGCCTTTCCTGATTAACTCAAGTGTATAAGTGAACAAATTAACTCAAGTGTATAAGTGAACAAGTATCTCTGTAATTAATCACGCCAAACAGAAATTTTTTATATCCCAGAGTTCctgttttactctatttttctGTTATGACTCTTATCCTACACTACCTCTTTTTATGTGTGAAAGTACCTTGAAGCCCTTCTGAAATAAGGCCTAGGAactggtgtgtggggagaggcCTATAGAAGCAAAATCCAGGATTTTCATCCCACTGGGTTATCATTtactttataataacttttatttatacAGATGTCAAAGTAGAGTTTACTGTGAACTAAACTGATGAGTGTTATATTTTTGGTCTTAAATAATTAAACTTATTTCATCATCATAAGGCGGCAACAGGTTGCACCCAGGGCAGGTACACCAGGATTCAGAGCACCAGAGGTCTTGACGAAGTGCCCCAATCAAACTACAGGTATGTTGCACCAGAAATACAAAATCCAGTTAAATTGGTTGCCATAAATTTCATCTTATGATTTTTGTCTACTTATGACTAAATTTGAGCTCTTCTGCTTTTAACTAAATTATATAAGTGGTTCTAGCAGTGTGaccggaaaaggcaatggcaccccactccagtactcttgcctggaaaatcccatggatggaagagtctggtaggctgcagtccatgaggtcactaagagtcggacacgactgagcgacttcactttcacttttcactttcatgcattggagaaggaaatggcaacccactccagtgctcttgcctggagaatcccagggacgggggagcctggtgggctaccgtctctggggtcacacagccggacacgactgaagtgacttagcagcagcagcagcagcagtgtgacaTTCCCTTTTTGAGATAGTATTATTAATGAAATCtagtgttgcctttttttttcccccaatagaTTGCATTTTGCTTATCTATTTATGAGATGATTTAGAAGTAATTTAATATTACCTTTGTGGGGGGAAAAGTTGTATTTAGTAGTCTTTGCTAACTTAAGACTTGTAACTTTTTATGTTTGTCTAATACCTCAAAATTCTTGTGTGACACACGATTGTGTgttagattaaaaatt is a window of Ovis aries strain OAR_USU_Benz2616 breed Rambouillet chromosome 1, ARS-UI_Ramb_v3.0, whole genome shotgun sequence DNA encoding:
- the CDC7 gene encoding cell division cycle 7-related protein kinase is translated as MEPALGIRMDEPMTFSPLGGQFQADGSLKKQEQNFKPPGVKKDIEKLYEAVPQLGNLFKIKDKIGEGTFSSVYLATAQLQVGPEEKIALKHLIPTSHPIRIAAELQCLTVAGGQDNVMGVKYCFRKNDHVVIAMPYLEHESFLDVLNSLSFQEVREYMFNLFKALKRIHQFGIVHRDVKPSNFLYNRRLKKYALVDFGLAQGTHDTKIELLKFVQSEAHQESCSQNKSYVITGNKISLSGPAAPKELDQQSTLKTSVKRPYTNAQIQTKHGKDGKEGSVGLSVQRSVFGERNFNIHSSISHESPAVKLMKQSKTVDLLSRKLGTKKKTISTKVMNSGVMRKTASSCPASLTCDCYATDKVCSICLSRRQQVAPRAGTPGFRAPEVLTKCPNQTTAIDMWSAGVIFLSLLSGRYPFYKASDDLTALAQIMTIRGSRETIQAAKTFGKSILCSKEVPAQDLRKLCEKLRGVNSHTPKLTSDIQECSSHDPAFSEKTENHKIVHCIQTPQAQPSGSSSYEGGSSGCGGNFEASATSLEGWDEVPDEAYDLLDKLLDLNPASRITAAEALLHPFFKDMSL